One Antennarius striatus isolate MH-2024 chromosome 17, ASM4005453v1, whole genome shotgun sequence genomic window carries:
- the c17h14orf28 gene encoding uncharacterized protein C14orf28 homolog, whose amino-acid sequence MESRFCVLDDTEDLQTLISNTANNLHVDRSKTLFEEIRASISNIDEEDRAFWRPVLPWGGVFAIKAGRKAISRTPLYVKINLKNTCTIDGFLMILYVILRDNQSFPQELAAFLGKQFVEHFLYLMDSCDYTTVKMLWIWDRMSKRQYRSEIHQAALEIDLFGNEHKNFTENLENLMSTVQESLCTNWSCPARFQELVQTTISISPAHELPHSDPIQSAVDEFFCPKILFCSQLGCDGLREFSQRVFRRGPPPFVILNMQQWKSEELSYVPYHLALCQTRYSLEGATLFNKEEHHYSAAFRIDGCWLHYDGLRGNNLILLHKPPELLLLSSLVYIRASNK is encoded by the exons ATGGAGAGTCGTTTCTGTGTTCTGGACGACACCGAAGACCTCCAAACGCTGATTTCAAACACGGCCAACAATCTCCACGTCGACAG GTCCAAGACGCTGTTTGAGGAAATCCGAGCCTCCATCAGCAATATTGATGAAGAGGACCGCGCCTTCTGGAGGCCTGTGCTTCCTTGGGGTGGTGTGTTCGCCATCAAGGCAGGACGGAAGGCGATATCACGCACCCCTCTGTACGTCAAGATCAACCTGAAGAACACATGCACCATTGATGGCTTCCTGATGATCCTCTATGTGATCCTGCGGGACAACCAGAGCTTTCCACAGGAGCTGGCTGCCTTCCTGGGCAAGCAGTTTGTGGAGCATTTCCTTTACCTGATGGATTCCTGTGACTACACCACAGTGAAGATGTTGTGGATCTGGGACAGGATGTCTAAAAGACAGTACCGTTCTGAGATCCACCAGGCAGCACTTGAGATCGACCTGTTTGGTAATGAGCACAAGAATTTcacagagaacctggagaacctcATGTCCACCGTACAAGAGAGTCTGTGTACGAACTGGAGCTGCCCAGCACGTTTCCAAGAGCTCGTCCAGACGACGATCAGCATCAG CCCTGCACATGAGTTACCTCACAGCGACCCCATTCAGTCAGCTGTGGACGAGTTCTTCTGCCCCAAGATCCTCTTTTGCTCACAGCTGGG GTGTGATGGTCTTCGGGAATTCTCCCAGAGGGTTTTCCGCCGTGGACCGCCACCCTTTGTGATTCTTAACATGCAGCAGTGGAAGTCAGAAGAACTGTCCTACGTCCCCTACCATCTAGCTCTCTGCCAAACCAG GTATTCGCTGGAGGGCGCCACACTCTTCAACAAGGAGGAGCATCACTACTCTGCAGCCTTCCGAATAGACGGCTGCTGGCTGCACTACGACGGCCTGAGGGGCAACAACCTGATCCTGCTGCACAAACcaccagagctgctgctgctctcctcTCTGGTCTACATCCGTGCCTCCAACAAGTGA